In the Aliarcobacter cryaerophilus genome, one interval contains:
- a CDS encoding bifunctional diguanylate cyclase/phosphodiesterase, protein MRFTILEYSLFLTIIFLLAFLIIKHFSLRKLKSEQKELQRKSNILRQYNKATKSSNIISNSDLKGNITYVNDTFCEVSQYKREEIIGKPHNILRGEEDSEIFRNLWKTIKSGNIWRGNLKNKKKDGTFYYINTTISPIFDENGEIFEYVAIRHEITDLVLKTEKLNRILREDYLTEIGSRYKLIEDISKQENLSISILDIKNFSDVNDFFGYKIGDYILKLVAKRIEELVIKKPSYSVYRLTSDVFAILASNASKIDFIKNIKEISKIISSKAIRAKGREVFVSINYTFSFEPKNSLLETANVIRKYSKTNPNQIIYDRSLEIEKDYEKNIFWTLKIKKALENNDIIPYYQAIYNLQTNKIEKYECLMRLNDSGKIVSPFFFLDIAKKSGQYLQLTKKIIDCSFEYFKDKEFEFSINFTFEDISNEEISNYVIEKIKELNIGNRVVFEIVESEEIDDFNLINGFFSTIRKLGCKIAIDDFGSGYSNFEYLIKLDADYIKIDGSLIKDVLVSKGNENIITMIINFAKDQGFKTIAEFVSSKEILEKVKYLGVDYVQGYYIHEPSDKIED, encoded by the coding sequence TTGAGATTTACAATTTTAGAGTACTCACTTTTTCTTACAATAATTTTTTTACTTGCTTTTTTAATAATAAAACATTTCAGCTTAAGAAAATTAAAATCTGAACAAAAAGAACTTCAAAGAAAATCAAATATATTAAGACAATATAACAAAGCTACAAAATCATCAAATATTATTTCAAATAGCGATTTAAAAGGAAATATTACATATGTAAATGATACATTTTGTGAGGTTTCACAATATAAAAGAGAAGAGATTATAGGAAAACCTCATAATATTTTAAGAGGTGAAGAAGATTCAGAAATATTTAGAAATTTATGGAAAACTATAAAAAGTGGAAATATATGGAGAGGAAATTTAAAAAATAAAAAGAAAGATGGAACATTCTACTATATAAATACTACAATATCTCCAATATTTGATGAAAATGGAGAGATTTTTGAATACGTTGCAATAAGGCATGAAATTACAGATTTAGTTTTAAAAACAGAAAAATTAAATAGAATTTTAAGAGAAGATTATCTGACTGAAATAGGAAGTAGATACAAACTTATTGAAGATATAAGTAAACAAGAGAACTTAAGTATATCAATATTAGATATAAAAAATTTTAGTGATGTAAATGACTTTTTTGGTTATAAAATAGGAGATTATATTTTAAAATTGGTTGCTAAAAGAATAGAAGAGTTAGTTATTAAAAAACCAAGCTATAGTGTTTATAGGCTAACTTCAGATGTTTTTGCGATATTAGCTTCAAATGCGAGCAAGATTGATTTTATCAAAAATATTAAAGAGATTTCAAAAATAATATCTTCTAAAGCAATTAGAGCAAAAGGTAGAGAAGTATTTGTTTCTATTAATTATACCTTCTCTTTTGAGCCAAAAAACTCACTTCTTGAAACGGCAAATGTAATTAGAAAGTATTCAAAAACAAACCCAAATCAGATTATTTATGATAGAAGTTTAGAGATAGAAAAAGATTATGAAAAGAATATTTTTTGGACATTAAAGATTAAAAAAGCTTTAGAAAATAACGATATTATTCCATATTATCAAGCGATATATAATTTACAAACAAATAAAATAGAAAAATATGAATGTCTAATGAGATTAAATGATTCTGGAAAAATTGTCTCTCCATTTTTCTTTTTAGATATTGCAAAAAAATCTGGTCAATATTTACAACTTACAAAAAAAATAATAGATTGTAGTTTTGAATATTTTAAAGATAAAGAATTTGAATTTTCAATAAATTTTACATTTGAAGATATCTCAAATGAAGAGATTTCCAACTATGTAATAGAAAAAATAAAAGAGTTAAATATTGGTAATAGAGTTGTTTTTGAAATTGTTGAGAGTGAAGAGATTGATGATTTTAATCTAATAAATGGATTTTTTTCTACTATTAGAAAATTAGGTTGTAAAATTGCAATAGATGATTTTGGAAGCGGATACTCTAATTTTGAGTACTTGATTAAACTAGATGCTGATTATATTAAAATTGATGGATCTTTAATAAAAGATGTTTTAGTAAGTAAAGGAAATGAAAATATAATTACTATGATTATAAATTTTGCTAAAGATCAAGGATTTAAAACTATTGCAGAGTTTGTATCAAGTAAAGAGATTTTAGAAAAAGTTAAATATTTAGGTGTCGATTATGTTCAAGGTTATTATATACACGAACCTAGCGATAAAATAGAAGATTAA
- the folD gene encoding bifunctional methylenetetrahydrofolate dehydrogenase/methenyltetrahydrofolate cyclohydrolase FolD codes for MVLLDGKILSAKIKEEVKVEVTQIVKEKNITPGLAVILVGNDAASATYVASKAKACKDAGIYSVVHEMPESITQEELLETINMMNNNPKLDGILVQLPLPKHIDTTTVLEAINPLKDVDGFHPYNVGRMVSNLDSFLPATPFGVMRMFEEHNIELSGKDVVVIGSSDIVGKPMASLLINKKATVTVCNSRTKDLKAHTSKADIVIIAVGVPYLLKEDMVKDGAVVIDVGINRLDTGKLVGDADFEGLKNKCSHLTPVPGGVGPMTIAMLLKNTIKASKLRDKRESK; via the coding sequence ATGGTACTACTAGATGGGAAAATTTTATCAGCAAAGATAAAAGAAGAGGTAAAAGTTGAAGTTACTCAAATTGTAAAAGAGAAAAATATAACTCCAGGACTTGCAGTTATTCTTGTAGGAAATGATGCAGCAAGTGCAACTTATGTTGCAAGTAAAGCAAAGGCTTGTAAAGATGCTGGAATTTACTCAGTTGTACATGAAATGCCAGAGAGTATAACTCAAGAAGAGTTACTTGAAACTATAAATATGATGAACAATAATCCAAAACTTGATGGTATTTTAGTACAACTTCCACTTCCAAAACATATAGATACGACGACTGTGTTAGAAGCAATTAATCCATTAAAAGATGTTGATGGTTTCCATCCATACAATGTTGGAAGAATGGTTTCTAATCTTGATTCATTTTTACCAGCAACTCCTTTTGGTGTTATGAGAATGTTTGAAGAGCATAATATTGAATTAAGTGGAAAAGATGTTGTAGTTATTGGAAGTAGCGATATTGTTGGAAAACCTATGGCATCACTTTTAATAAATAAAAAAGCAACAGTTACAGTTTGTAATAGTAGAACAAAAGATTTAAAAGCCCACACTTCAAAAGCTGATATTGTAATTATTGCTGTTGGTGTTCCATATCTACTAAAAGAAGATATGGTTAAAGATGGTGCTGTTGTTATTGATGTAGGAATTAATAGACTTGATACTGGTAAACTTGTTGGTGATGCTGATTTTGAAGGACTTAAAAATAAATGTTCACACCTAACACCAGTTCCAGGTGGAGTAGGACCTATGACAATTGCAATGCTTTTAAAAAATACAATAAAAGCTTCTAAACTAAGAGATAAAAGAGAATCAAAATAG
- the rpiB gene encoding ribose 5-phosphate isomerase B — protein MKYFIGADHAGIEIKAFVKDLFEQRGHEVEDLGPYNKDRVDYPDFAAKVCKKVLENSGSMGILICGSGIGMSMAANKFDGIRAALCHNEYSARMARKHNDANVLCLGERVSGEGMIEAIIKAWDKAEFEEGRHTQRVEKINALSKIGNCRA, from the coding sequence ATGAAATATTTTATCGGTGCAGATCATGCTGGAATTGAAATAAAAGCATTTGTAAAAGATTTGTTTGAGCAAAGAGGACATGAAGTTGAAGATTTAGGTCCATATAATAAAGATAGAGTTGATTATCCTGATTTTGCAGCAAAAGTTTGCAAAAAAGTTTTAGAAAATAGTGGTTCAATGGGTATTTTAATTTGTGGAAGTGGAATTGGAATGAGTATGGCTGCAAATAAATTTGATGGAATAAGAGCAGCTCTTTGTCACAATGAATACAGTGCAAGAATGGCTAGAAAACACAATGATGCAAATGTACTTTGCTTGGGTGAAAGAGTAAGCGGTGAAGGTATGATTGAAGCTATTATAAAAGCTTGGGATAAAGCAGAATTTGAAGAGGGAAGACATACACAAAGGGTTGAAAAAATAAACGCTTTAAGTAAAATTGGAAATTGTAGAGCATAA
- a CDS encoding 50S ribosomal protein L25/general stress protein Ctc: protein MLEGIVRDSITKPAVKALRKDGYLIANIYGKGMENISAAFKRNEYIKFLKNKTTLAFDIKVDGKVLSVVVKEYQKCPITSDLLHVDLMVAQKGVRASYFIPVVATGSAKGLKNKGLLMLHTRRIPVKCTIENLPNNITLDVTNLDTGDNILLRDITLPENVDCYLDPRVPIVGVIKAK from the coding sequence ATGTTAGAGGGTATCGTAAGAGATAGTATAACTAAACCAGCTGTAAAAGCTTTAAGAAAAGATGGATATTTAATTGCAAATATCTATGGAAAAGGTATGGAGAACATATCTGCAGCATTCAAAAGAAATGAGTATATTAAGTTTTTAAAAAATAAAACTACACTAGCTTTTGATATTAAAGTAGATGGAAAAGTTTTAAGTGTAGTTGTAAAAGAGTACCAAAAATGCCCTATTACTTCTGATTTATTGCATGTTGATTTAATGGTTGCTCAAAAAGGTGTTAGAGCTTCATATTTTATCCCAGTTGTAGCAACAGGAAGTGCAAAAGGTCTTAAAAATAAAGGTCTTTTAATGTTACATACTAGAAGAATTCCAGTTAAATGTACAATTGAAAATTTACCAAATAACATCACTTTAGATGTTACAAATTTGGATACAGGAGATAATATTCTTTTAAGAGATATTACACTTCCAGAAAATGTTGATTGTTATTTAGACCCACGAGTTCCAATCGTTGGTGTAATTAAAGCTAAATAA
- the pdxH gene encoding pyridoxamine 5'-phosphate oxidase, with the protein MDLTTIRGKYTTKNFDIKDLNKNPFKQFEVWFNDALNENLLEPNAFSLATVGFDMMPSIRTVLLKYFDNEGFVFFTNYESKKAKQIEQNPKAAALFTWLALERQIKIEANIEKISKADSLKYFLSRPKGSQLGAWVSRQSETISSRALLEQKFDEMKRKFLNKEIPFPSFWGGYILKPIRIEFWQGGEDRLHDRFLYELKENSEWTISRLAP; encoded by the coding sequence TTGGATTTAACAACTATAAGAGGAAAATACACTACAAAAAATTTTGATATAAAAGATTTGAATAAAAATCCTTTTAAGCAGTTTGAAGTTTGGTTTAATGATGCACTAAATGAAAATCTTTTAGAACCAAATGCATTTTCACTAGCAACAGTTGGTTTTGATATGATGCCTAGTATTAGAACTGTTTTATTAAAATATTTTGATAACGAAGGTTTTGTTTTTTTTACAAATTATGAAAGTAAAAAAGCAAAACAAATAGAACAAAATCCAAAAGCTGCTGCACTTTTTACATGGTTAGCATTAGAAAGACAGATAAAAATAGAGGCAAATATTGAAAAAATATCAAAAGCTGATTCTCTAAAATATTTTTTAAGTCGTCCAAAAGGTAGTCAGCTTGGAGCATGGGTTTCAAGACAGAGTGAAACTATTAGCTCAAGGGCTTTATTGGAGCAAAAGTTTGATGAGATGAAAAGAAAATTTTTAAATAAAGAGATACCATTTCCATCTTTTTGGGGTGGTTATATTTTAAAACCTATAAGAATTGAATTTTGGCAAGGTGGTGAAGATAGACTTCATGACAGATTTTTGTATGAACTAAAAGAAAATAGTGAATGGACAATATCAAGATTGGCTCCATAA
- a CDS encoding HD domain-containing protein yields MINPKIIEYIFSSASIQRWNDYPRMVDLVELDKQAHKFIIAYFIAKLEDDINFTHLIEAGIFEFLRRVVVTDIRPDVFRKALQQKSKEINSWVVGKLKSSIENIENGNFLQKFEEFLNDPNMYKKERFILKAASYLSTKWEFSIVYQTSQFLSDIEEVKKAVDAEIEDYYELIGVRKIALNKKLAKIVDLSGRLRFQKRWAQTPRIPETSVLGHMLTVALFSYFYSLEVKACDKRLQNNFFTALFHDLPEALTRDIISPVKYSVDELSEIIAEYEVAKIEDDILPNIPINIQEEFSYILGISKGIKEEFANKVKIDGNITEVDDINKYNLDKYEAIDGLALKQCDKLSAFVEASLSISHGIKSKELISGKKEILKGLKEINGVDFKQIALDIDSEFGSNGQIQTTLDFE; encoded by the coding sequence TTGATAAATCCAAAAATTATCGAATATATATTTTCAAGTGCATCTATTCAAAGGTGGAATGATTATCCAAGAATGGTTGATTTAGTAGAACTTGACAAACAAGCACATAAATTTATAATTGCTTATTTTATAGCAAAACTTGAAGATGATATAAATTTTACACATCTAATAGAAGCTGGAATTTTTGAGTTTTTAAGAAGAGTTGTTGTTACAGATATTAGACCTGATGTTTTTAGAAAAGCTTTACAACAAAAATCAAAAGAGATTAACAGCTGGGTTGTAGGTAAACTAAAAAGCTCTATAGAAAATATTGAGAATGGAAACTTTTTACAAAAATTTGAAGAATTTTTAAATGATCCAAATATGTATAAAAAAGAGAGATTTATATTAAAAGCAGCTTCATATTTATCTACAAAATGGGAATTTTCAATAGTTTATCAAACAAGTCAATTCTTAAGCGATATTGAGGAAGTTAAAAAAGCTGTTGATGCTGAAATTGAAGATTATTATGAGTTAATTGGGGTAAGAAAAATAGCTCTAAATAAAAAATTAGCAAAAATAGTAGATTTAAGTGGAAGATTGAGATTTCAAAAAAGATGGGCTCAAACTCCAAGAATTCCTGAAACTTCAGTTTTAGGACATATGCTAACAGTTGCCCTATTTTCATATTTTTACTCTTTAGAAGTAAAAGCTTGTGACAAAAGATTACAAAACAATTTTTTTACAGCGCTATTTCATGATTTACCAGAAGCTTTAACAAGAGATATTATAAGCCCTGTAAAATATAGTGTAGATGAACTTTCAGAGATAATTGCTGAATATGAAGTTGCAAAAATAGAAGATGATATTTTGCCAAATATTCCTATAAATATCCAAGAAGAGTTCTCTTATATTCTAGGGATTTCAAAAGGTATAAAAGAGGAGTTTGCAAATAAAGTAAAAATAGATGGGAATATCACAGAAGTTGATGATATAAATAAGTATAATCTTGATAAATATGAAGCCATAGATGGTTTAGCTCTTAAACAGTGTGATAAATTATCTGCTTTTGTTGAAGCATCTTTATCTATATCTCATGGAATAAAAAGTAAAGAGCTAATCAGTGGTAAAAAAGAGATTTTAAAAGGCTTAAAAGAGATAAATGGGGTTGATTTTAAACAAATAGCTCTTGATATTGACAGTGAGTTTGGAAGTAACGGACAGATTCAAACAACTTTAGATTTTGAATAA
- the lepB gene encoding signal peptidase I — protein sequence MLKKIYNWSSSWTGTIVIVLTIIFFVAQAFVIPSGSMKNTLLIGDMLFVKKFSYGVPTPTIPWIEVKVLPDFKGNGHLIEGERPKRGDIVVFRYPHDPDIHYVKRAVATSGDTIFLKNKILYLHPKEGNDFVKTEFKDYETIDIDGKLFVVSPYEKEHKGIHNDPNVTRNLIAPKELFDMQEIVIPEDETFMMGDNRDHSNDSRFWGSVPYKYIVGKPWFIYFSWDDDYKIRWDRVFRTVESLEKDIDTTAEIKHEEGIY from the coding sequence ATGTTAAAAAAAATTTATAACTGGTCATCATCTTGGACTGGTACAATAGTAATTGTACTTACAATTATATTTTTTGTTGCTCAAGCCTTTGTAATTCCTAGCGGAAGTATGAAAAATACACTTTTAATAGGTGATATGCTTTTTGTTAAAAAATTCTCCTATGGAGTTCCAACTCCTACAATTCCTTGGATTGAAGTAAAAGTTTTACCAGATTTTAAAGGAAATGGACATTTAATAGAAGGTGAGAGACCAAAAAGAGGTGATATCGTAGTATTTAGATATCCTCATGATCCAGATATTCACTATGTAAAAAGAGCAGTAGCTACAAGTGGAGACACTATATTTTTAAAAAATAAAATTTTATATCTTCACCCTAAAGAGGGAAATGATTTTGTAAAAACTGAATTTAAAGATTATGAAACTATTGATATAGATGGAAAACTTTTTGTTGTAAGTCCATACGAAAAAGAGCATAAAGGAATTCATAATGATCCAAATGTCACTAGAAATCTAATAGCTCCAAAAGAATTATTTGATATGCAAGAGATTGTTATACCAGAAGATGAAACATTTATGATGGGAGATAATCGTGACCACTCAAATGATTCAAGGTTTTGGGGAAGTGTACCTTACAAATATATAGTTGGAAAACCTTGGTTTATCTATTTTTCTTGGGATGATGATTACAAAATTAGATGGGATAGAGTTTTTAGAACTGTTGAAAGTTTAGAAAAAGATATTGATACAACAGCTGAAATTAAGCATGAGGAAGGAATTTATTAA
- a CDS encoding cation diffusion facilitator family transporter, which yields MLKNKISPQKKATIISSSVAAILTLIKLALGIISGSVAVLASAIDSVLDMFVSIFNYFAILNSEKPADKKFNYGRGKIEALALFVEGIVITISGLYLLYEAIKKALYNETSSYLDISIYVMIISLVITISLVIYLNSVAKKTNSMVIKADALHYKTDVLSNLAVLCSLILVHFTSIEIFDVIIGVIIAFYIIYSAFSIIKKGVLVLLDASIDDDLVLKIEDILKSNTNLSNFHLLKTREAANRTFVEVHIVFNTQQITLMEAHKICDNIEDRIKLIDKDRNWIVNIHLDPYDDYLKDEM from the coding sequence ATGTTAAAAAATAAAATTTCACCTCAGAAAAAAGCAACAATAATATCTTCAAGTGTTGCAGCAATTTTGACTTTAATTAAGCTTGCTTTAGGAATTATTAGTGGTTCTGTTGCTGTTTTGGCTTCTGCTATTGATTCTGTTTTAGATATGTTTGTCTCAATTTTTAACTACTTTGCAATTTTAAATTCAGAAAAGCCAGCTGATAAAAAATTCAACTATGGAAGAGGTAAAATAGAGGCTTTAGCTCTATTTGTTGAAGGTATTGTAATAACAATTTCTGGTTTATATTTACTTTATGAAGCTATAAAAAAAGCCTTATACAATGAGACTTCTTCATATCTTGATATATCTATTTATGTTATGATAATTTCATTAGTAATAACAATATCTTTAGTTATTTACCTAAATAGCGTTGCAAAAAAAACAAACTCTATGGTAATAAAAGCTGATGCCTTGCATTATAAAACAGATGTTTTAAGTAATCTTGCAGTTTTATGCTCTTTGATTTTAGTTCATTTTACAAGTATAGAGATATTTGATGTAATTATAGGGGTTATAATAGCTTTTTATATTATCTATTCAGCATTTTCAATTATAAAAAAAGGTGTTTTAGTTTTACTTGATGCTTCTATTGATGATGATTTGGTTTTAAAAATAGAAGATATCTTAAAGAGTAATACAAATTTAAGTAACTTCCATTTATTAAAAACAAGAGAAGCTGCAAATAGAACATTTGTTGAAGTTCATATAGTTTTTAATACTCAACAAATTACTCTTATGGAAGCACATAAAATATGTGACAATATAGAAGATCGTATAAAGCTTATTGATAAAGATAGAAATTGGATTGTAAATATTCATCTTGACCCATATGATGACTATTTAAAAGATGAAATGTAG
- a CDS encoding NADPH-dependent FMN reductase — MSKIGIIVASSNNNQKLAIELQKIAIELNYDSEIINLVDYNLPLYSTIEEEKNGIPESVLDLATRIIDLKAFIIVAPEYNGVMPPVLNNAMAWTSRATKNWRDAFDDKIVALATHSGGGGQKGLQAMRIMFQHLGANILAREILTTYDKPLNKNSAIAILQNLTKLSRA, encoded by the coding sequence ATGTCGAAAATTGGAATAATTGTTGCTAGTTCAAATAACAACCAAAAACTAGCTATTGAACTTCAAAAAATAGCAATTGAGCTAAACTATGATAGTGAAATTATAAATTTAGTTGATTACAATCTACCTCTTTATAGCACAATTGAGGAGGAAAAAAATGGAATTCCTGAGTCTGTTTTGGATTTAGCTACACGAATAATTGATTTAAAAGCATTTATTATTGTAGCTCCTGAGTATAACGGTGTTATGCCACCTGTTTTAAATAATGCAATGGCTTGGACATCAAGAGCAACAAAAAACTGGAGAGATGCTTTTGATGATAAGATAGTGGCATTAGCAACACACAGTGGTGGTGGAGGTCAAAAAGGTCTTCAAGCTATGAGAATTATGTTTCAACATTTAGGTGCAAATATTTTAGCAAGAGAGATTTTAACAACTTATGATAAACCTCTAAACAAAAATAGTGCTATAGCAATCTTACAAAACCTTACAAAATTATCAAGAGCATAG
- a CDS encoding UvrD-helicase domain-containing protein — protein sequence MLLTAEQEEIVNSSLDSFKINAVAGSGKTTTLLEYAKKNSNLKILYLAYNKSLQIALNEKLKDYHLPNLHISTIHSLAYNKTEAYKYKLTPELKTNILEKLIINHEFQDNKKSYYPSLEYTTILKNLINFYCNSNLIELDLKLLEEFKKQNDFGVKILDILNKKEKKLLEHLKLTLSSMKLGKIDAIHDFYLKMFYLNKKISSNLNYDLILIDEAQDISDVMIGIIENQKCRKIYVGDSFQQIYSFRYASNALNKIYLPSYELTFSFRFSNSYAKFLQSYLNSLYTLNGSKNIFLNGVDDNKLTTKVGREFLDFNKQFTIISRTTFGLIQELIKHIHNKKKLFFEGGYNSYSFMNQTVYSIFYLKNRKNDKITIDEIKNFDTIFELETFAKETKNQDYLNIIRFVNSYGDNIFEINKKIKEYLVPNKDEADIIFTTAHKAKGMEYNQVIMTDDFITKKDILNRKKSLSFASICEELNIYYVAASRAKFSISLADLKLDYKEEKD from the coding sequence GTGTTATTAACTGCTGAGCAAGAAGAGATTGTAAATAGTTCATTAGACTCATTTAAAATAAATGCAGTTGCAGGAAGTGGTAAAACAACAACTCTTCTTGAGTATGCAAAAAAAAATTCAAACTTAAAAATTTTGTATTTAGCTTATAATAAATCTTTACAAATTGCTCTAAATGAAAAATTAAAAGATTATCATTTACCAAATCTTCATATAAGTACAATTCACTCTTTAGCATACAATAAAACAGAAGCTTACAAATACAAACTAACACCTGAATTAAAAACAAATATCCTAGAAAAACTAATCATAAATCATGAATTTCAAGATAATAAAAAGAGCTACTACCCTAGTTTAGAATATACAACTATTTTAAAAAACCTTATAAATTTTTACTGTAATTCAAATCTAATAGAGCTTGATTTAAAACTACTTGAAGAGTTTAAAAAGCAAAATGATTTTGGGGTAAAAATCTTAGATATTTTAAATAAAAAAGAGAAAAAACTATTAGAGCATTTAAAATTAACTCTTAGCTCTATGAAGTTAGGAAAAATAGATGCTATTCATGACTTTTATCTAAAAATGTTCTATCTAAATAAAAAAATATCTTCAAATCTCAATTATGATTTAATTTTAATTGATGAAGCACAAGATATAAGCGATGTGATGATAGGAATAATTGAGAATCAAAAATGTAGAAAAATATATGTTGGAGATAGTTTTCAACAAATTTATAGTTTTAGATATGCTTCAAATGCACTTAATAAAATATATTTACCATCTTATGAATTAACTTTTAGCTTTAGATTTTCAAATAGTTATGCAAAGTTTTTACAATCTTATTTAAACTCTCTTTATACTTTAAATGGTTCAAAAAATATTTTTTTAAATGGAGTTGATGATAATAAATTAACTACAAAAGTTGGAAGGGAGTTTTTAGATTTTAATAAACAATTTACAATAATTTCTAGAACAACTTTTGGCTTAATTCAAGAGTTAATAAAACATATCCATAACAAAAAAAAGCTATTTTTTGAAGGTGGTTACAACTCTTACTCTTTTATGAATCAGACTGTGTACTCTATTTTTTATTTAAAAAATAGGAAAAATGACAAAATAACTATTGATGAAATAAAAAATTTTGATACAATTTTTGAACTTGAGACATTTGCAAAAGAGACTAAAAATCAAGACTATCTAAATATTATTAGATTTGTAAATAGTTATGGTGATAATATTTTTGAGATAAATAAGAAAATTAAAGAGTATTTAGTTCCAAATAAAGATGAAGCAGACATTATCTTCACAACAGCACATAAAGCAAAAGGTATGGAGTATAATCAAGTAATTATGACAGATGATTTCATCACAAAAAAAGATATCTTAAATAGAAAAAAAAGTCTTAGTTTTGCTTCAATTTGTGAAGAGTTGAATATTTATTATGTAGCAGCTTCAAGAGCCAAATTTTCTATAAGTTTAGCTGATTTAAAACTTGATTACAAAGAAGAAAAAGATTAA